A genome region from Micromonospora inyonensis includes the following:
- a CDS encoding cystathionine gamma-lyase gives MDAGEPGSALPVDWADGTRCVHAGLPEPAPGQPFLPGPVFAAPYHLDPWQGPAGSPNGYGRPDNPTRRLLEAAIGELEGGDCRVFASGQAAITGLLLAVLRPGDTVLLPADGYFPVRSFATDTLAGIGVTVGFAPTAGPYPTLHGIRLVLLETPANPGLDVCDVAALAERAHAAGALLAVDNTTATPLGQRPLDLGADLVVASGTKALTGHSDLLLGYVASRSAELLATVTAWRTTTGAVPGAFDAWLAHRSLATLDLRLARQSANAGAVARLLADRPDVTGVRWPGLPDDPSHPVASVQMRRLPGIVSFDLGDAGRVARFVAASRLVAAATSFGGLHTTADRRAQWGDDTAPGFVRLSCGVEDTADLVADLTAALNAVSPA, from the coding sequence ATGGACGCGGGGGAGCCGGGAAGCGCCCTGCCGGTCGACTGGGCGGACGGGACCCGCTGCGTGCATGCCGGACTGCCCGAACCCGCCCCGGGGCAGCCGTTCCTGCCCGGTCCGGTCTTCGCCGCGCCGTACCACCTCGACCCGTGGCAGGGGCCGGCGGGCAGCCCGAACGGCTACGGCCGCCCGGACAACCCGACCCGCCGGCTGCTCGAGGCGGCGATCGGGGAACTGGAGGGGGGCGACTGCCGGGTCTTCGCCAGCGGCCAGGCCGCGATCACCGGGCTGCTGCTGGCCGTGCTGCGTCCCGGGGACACCGTGCTGCTTCCTGCCGACGGGTACTTCCCGGTCCGGTCCTTCGCCACCGACACCCTCGCCGGGATCGGGGTCACGGTGGGGTTCGCGCCGACCGCCGGACCGTACCCGACGCTTCACGGCATACGCCTGGTGCTGCTGGAGACCCCGGCAAACCCCGGCCTGGACGTCTGCGACGTCGCCGCGCTGGCGGAGCGGGCGCACGCCGCCGGGGCGCTGCTCGCGGTGGACAACACCACCGCCACCCCGCTCGGGCAACGCCCGCTGGACCTCGGCGCGGACCTGGTGGTCGCCTCCGGCACCAAGGCCCTGACCGGTCACTCCGACCTGCTGCTCGGCTACGTCGCCAGCCGGTCGGCCGAGCTGCTGGCGACGGTGACCGCCTGGCGCACCACCACCGGCGCGGTGCCCGGCGCGTTCGACGCCTGGCTGGCGCACCGCTCGCTGGCCACCCTGGACCTGCGGCTGGCCCGGCAGTCGGCGAACGCCGGGGCGGTGGCCCGGCTGCTCGCCGACCGTCCCGACGTGACCGGGGTGCGCTGGCCGGGGCTGCCCGACGACCCGTCCCATCCGGTGGCGTCGGTCCAGATGCGCCGGCTGCCGGGGATCGTCTCGTTCGACCTCGGCGACGCCGGGCGGGTCGCCCGGTTCGTCGCGGCGTCGCGGCTGGTCGCCGCCGCCACCTCGTTCGGTGGGCTGCACACCACCGCCGACCGGCGGGCCCAGTGGGGCGACGACACCGCGCCGGGCTTCGTCCGGCTCTCCTGCGGCGTGGAGGACACCGCCGACCTGGTGGCCGACCTGACCGCCGCCCTGAACGCCGTGTCCCCGGCGTGA
- a CDS encoding putative protein N(5)-glutamine methyltransferase, translating to MTAYPDRPALVHLLRAAGCVFAEDEADLLIAAADSPATLAALADRRVAGDPLEHLLGWAEFGGLRVSVAPGVFVPRRRTALLATAAEAVAGPEPVVVELCCGSGAVSLLLARRLRPRWQAAADVDQAAVACARRNLAGLGVPVYEGDLFDPLPAHWRGRLDLVVANAPYVPTSAVELMPPEARLHEPTVALDGGSDGLAVLRRLAVDAVRWLAPGGHLVVEVGGSQVDALCAALARCGLVPTVTRSAELDATAVTARLVGETATEG from the coding sequence GTGACCGCGTATCCCGACCGCCCCGCCCTCGTGCACCTGCTCCGCGCCGCCGGTTGTGTCTTCGCCGAGGACGAGGCGGACCTGCTCATCGCCGCCGCCGACTCACCCGCGACGCTGGCGGCGCTCGCCGACCGCCGGGTGGCCGGTGATCCCCTGGAACACCTGCTCGGGTGGGCCGAGTTCGGCGGCCTGCGGGTGTCCGTCGCACCGGGGGTGTTCGTGCCCCGGCGACGCACCGCGTTGCTGGCCACCGCCGCCGAGGCGGTGGCCGGGCCGGAACCGGTGGTGGTGGAACTCTGCTGTGGCTCCGGGGCCGTCTCGCTGCTGCTGGCACGGCGGCTGCGGCCCCGCTGGCAGGCCGCCGCCGACGTCGACCAGGCCGCCGTCGCGTGCGCCCGGCGCAACCTGGCCGGGCTGGGCGTGCCGGTGTACGAGGGCGACCTGTTCGACCCGCTGCCGGCCCACTGGCGGGGTCGGCTGGACCTGGTCGTGGCGAACGCGCCGTACGTGCCGACGTCGGCGGTGGAGTTGATGCCGCCCGAGGCCCGCCTGCACGAGCCGACCGTGGCGCTGGACGGCGGATCGGACGGGCTCGCCGTGCTGCGCCGGCTGGCCGTGGACGCGGTGCGGTGGCTCGCCCCGGGCGGGCACCTGGTGGTGGAGGTCGGCGGGAGTCAGGTCGACGCGCTCTGCGCGGCGCTGGCCCGGTGTGGCCTGGTGCCCACGGTCACCCGCTCGGCGGAACTCGACGCGACCGCGGTCACCGCTCGCCTGGTCGGTGAGACCGCGACCGAGGGGTGA
- a CDS encoding DUF397 domain-containing protein → MTPTAHPALATARWRKSSHSGDEGACVEMAVVPGTVAVRDSKDPDGPVLLFPPTVWTAFAGAPPASARA, encoded by the coding sequence ATGACACCGACGGCCCATCCGGCGCTGGCCACGGCCCGTTGGCGCAAGAGCAGCCACAGTGGAGACGAGGGCGCCTGCGTGGAGATGGCGGTCGTCCCGGGCACCGTCGCGGTCCGCGACTCCAAGGACCCGGACGGCCCGGTGCTCCTCTTCCCCCCGACCGTCTGGACCGCCTTCGCCGGCGCTCCGCCCGCGTCGGCCCGGGCGTGA
- a CDS encoding helix-turn-helix domain-containing protein, protein MAPKTARARRLGIALRSHREAAGLTLEAAADEINSTRSTLSRYENAQTLVSPATVRALLTLYGVGAEDVDAAVALAKDARKPGWWVSYSYVLDKRTIDFIALEAEASAIANFEPSVVPGLLQTADYIRAVMRGGPHTLTDEGVEQRVKARLDRQQRLTGPEPPIFDAIIDEGALLRPVGDQAVMAAQLDHLLKMIELPNITVQVIPLTAGYHRGTRGSLHILEFPDPEDPIIASVETVAGQMVLDRPGELRTCTKIMEHLRSVALSPADSRDQLVRLLKGR, encoded by the coding sequence ATGGCACCGAAGACCGCCCGGGCCCGTCGGCTCGGCATCGCGCTGCGCAGCCACCGGGAAGCGGCCGGCCTGACCCTCGAGGCCGCAGCGGACGAGATCAACAGCACCCGCAGCACCCTGTCCCGCTACGAGAACGCCCAGACGCTGGTCAGCCCGGCCACCGTCCGGGCGCTGCTCACGCTCTACGGTGTCGGCGCGGAGGACGTCGACGCCGCCGTCGCGCTGGCCAAGGACGCCCGCAAACCCGGCTGGTGGGTGTCGTACTCGTACGTCCTCGACAAACGGACCATCGACTTCATCGCCCTGGAGGCCGAGGCGAGCGCCATCGCCAACTTCGAGCCGTCCGTGGTGCCGGGCCTGCTCCAGACCGCCGACTACATCCGGGCGGTGATGCGGGGCGGCCCGCACACGCTCACCGACGAGGGGGTCGAGCAGCGGGTGAAGGCCCGGTTGGACCGGCAGCAGCGGCTGACCGGGCCGGAGCCGCCCATCTTCGACGCGATCATCGACGAGGGGGCCCTGCTCCGCCCGGTCGGTGACCAGGCGGTGATGGCGGCGCAGCTCGACCACCTGCTCAAGATGATCGAGCTACCCAACATCACCGTCCAGGTCATCCCGCTGACGGCCGGTTACCACCGGGGCACCCGGGGCTCCCTGCACATCCTGGAGTTCCCCGACCCGGAGGACCCGATCATCGCCTCGGTGGAGACGGTGGCCGGTCAGATGGTCCTCGACCGTCCGGGTGAGCTGCGTACCTGCACCAAGATCATGGAACACCTGCGGAGCGTCGCGCTCAGCCCGGCGGACAGCCGCGACCAACTCGTTCGACTTCTGAAGGGACGGTAG